Proteins encoded by one window of Homoserinimonas aerilata:
- a CDS encoding quaternary amine ABC transporter ATP-binding protein produces the protein MWSSQDDVTETNVTDTVAVRAENLFKVFGRRAQDAVKQLKDGASRADVAPLGTAAVIDASFEVKKGEIFVVMGLSGSGKSTLIRMLNGLLETTSGQVTINGKQTTDVPMKELRKVRRDDVSMVFQHFALLPHRTVLDNVAYGLEIQGLPKAKRLEQARRTISLVGLDGWADKFPHELSGGMQQRVGIARALTADTDVLLMDEAFSALDPLIRREMQEQLVELQGQLGKTIIFITHDLNEAMFLGDRIAVMRDGRIVQIGTPEDILTDPANDYVAQFVQDVDRARVLTASSVMEPARSVVSATAGPRAALRTMRDLQTSAAFVVGRNRTLLGVVRDSAVLKQVRANERDLAPIKGDEFPSVTGDTALSELYELAVSSDLPIAVTGENDRLLGVIPRVTLLAALGNVTTNTDELPVMEPPATVPVNIITETLAATAAAAGVADRAQATSEGSQS, from the coding sequence ATGTGGTCGTCGCAGGATGACGTGACCGAAACCAATGTGACTGACACTGTCGCTGTTCGTGCCGAGAACCTGTTCAAGGTCTTCGGCCGCAGGGCTCAGGATGCCGTGAAGCAGCTGAAGGACGGCGCAAGCCGTGCCGATGTGGCCCCTCTGGGCACCGCTGCTGTCATCGACGCATCATTCGAAGTGAAGAAGGGCGAGATCTTCGTCGTCATGGGGCTTTCGGGCTCCGGCAAGTCGACGCTGATCCGGATGCTCAACGGGCTTCTCGAGACGACGTCTGGCCAGGTGACCATCAACGGCAAACAGACCACGGATGTCCCCATGAAGGAGTTGCGCAAGGTTCGCCGCGACGATGTGTCGATGGTGTTCCAGCATTTCGCGCTGCTGCCCCACCGCACCGTGCTCGACAATGTCGCGTACGGCCTGGAGATCCAGGGTCTCCCCAAGGCGAAGCGTCTCGAGCAGGCCCGCCGCACGATCTCACTTGTGGGCCTCGACGGCTGGGCCGACAAGTTTCCGCACGAGCTGTCGGGCGGCATGCAGCAGCGCGTGGGCATCGCCCGTGCGCTGACGGCCGATACCGATGTTCTGCTCATGGATGAGGCGTTCAGCGCTCTCGACCCGCTCATCCGTCGTGAGATGCAGGAGCAGCTGGTGGAGCTGCAGGGGCAGCTGGGCAAGACCATCATCTTCATCACGCATGACCTGAACGAGGCCATGTTCCTGGGCGACCGCATCGCCGTCATGCGTGACGGCCGCATCGTGCAGATCGGCACGCCGGAGGACATCCTCACGGATCCCGCCAACGACTATGTCGCCCAGTTCGTGCAGGATGTCGACCGCGCCCGCGTGCTGACCGCGTCGAGCGTGATGGAGCCCGCGCGTTCCGTGGTGTCGGCGACGGCGGGGCCGCGTGCCGCGCTGCGCACGATGCGCGACCTGCAGACATCCGCCGCCTTTGTCGTGGGCCGCAACCGCACGCTGCTCGGCGTCGTGCGCGACAGTGCCGTGCTCAAGCAGGTGCGCGCCAATGAACGCGACCTGGCACCGATCAAGGGCGACGAGTTCCCCTCGGTGACGGGCGACACCGCCCTCAGCGAGCTGTACGAGCTCGCGGTCTCGAGCGATCTGCCGATCGCCGTCACCGGCGAGAACGACAGGCTGCTCGGGGTGATCCCCCGCGTGACGCTGCTCGCAGCCCTCGGCAACGTCACGACCAACACCGATGAACTGCCTGTGATGGAGCCGCCGGCCACCGTGCCCGTGAACATCATCACCGAGACGCTCGCGGCGACCGCTGCCGCCGCCGGAGTCGCCGACCGGGCGCAGGCCACAAGCGAAGGGAGCCAGTCATGA
- a CDS encoding acyl-CoA thioesterase — protein sequence MRIHISLQLRWGDLDAYNHVNNVEVFRLLEEARVRAFWAPENPQEERPPTAVFERDSGLLSLIAGHRIEYLLPIDYRGTPLDVQIWLSRLGGASAEIGYEIRDDETLYACASSTLVFVDAASMRPRRIPDTVRAAWEPYLGDAVAFSQRG from the coding sequence TTGCGCATCCACATCTCTCTTCAGTTGCGCTGGGGCGACCTCGACGCCTACAACCACGTCAACAACGTCGAGGTGTTCCGCCTGCTCGAGGAGGCGCGGGTGCGCGCATTCTGGGCGCCCGAGAACCCCCAGGAGGAGCGGCCGCCAACCGCCGTCTTCGAACGCGACTCCGGCCTGCTCAGCCTCATCGCCGGCCACCGCATCGAATACCTGCTCCCCATCGACTACCGCGGAACACCGCTCGACGTGCAGATCTGGCTCAGCAGGCTCGGCGGGGCCAGCGCCGAGATCGGCTACGAGATCCGCGACGACGAAACGCTCTACGCGTGCGCCAGCAGCACCCTCGTGTTCGTCGATGCCGCCAGCATGAGGCCACGGCGCATCCCCGACACGGTCAGGGCAGCCTGGGAGCCGTACCTGGGCGACGCGGTCGCCTTCTCCCAGCGCGGCTGA
- the pdhA gene encoding pyruvate dehydrogenase (acetyl-transferring) E1 component subunit alpha, producing MAPDAVAGPIDRPRASDGSDAELIQLLAPDGSRRHDPAYEQWVADMSDEQLVSLYEDMVVVRRIDTEATALQRQGQLGLWPPLLGQEAAQIGSARALRSDDFVFTSYRENAVAYCRGVSLPEMMPAWRGVAHSGWNPYSVGMAPPAVIIGAQTLHATGYAMGCAKDGVDSVAVAYFGDGATSQGDVNEAMVFAATFNAPVVFFCQNNHWAISEPVGLQAKLPIADRAPGFGIPSMRVDGNDVLAVMAAMRIALDRARSGGGPSYIEAVTYRMGPHTTSDDPSRYVDPAEREAWAAKDPILRMERMLEAAGILDDGVRASVTQKANEVAAELRAACMGLQDPEPLTVFDHVLTEPTPWLTRQRSQYTAYLDMFEGETR from the coding sequence ATGGCCCCGGATGCTGTGGCCGGGCCGATCGACCGGCCCCGGGCATCCGATGGTTCAGACGCCGAGCTCATCCAGTTGCTCGCCCCCGACGGATCGCGTCGCCACGACCCCGCCTACGAGCAGTGGGTCGCCGACATGAGCGACGAGCAGCTCGTGTCTCTCTATGAGGACATGGTTGTGGTGCGCCGCATCGACACGGAGGCGACCGCCCTGCAGCGCCAGGGCCAGCTGGGTCTGTGGCCGCCGCTGCTCGGTCAGGAGGCCGCCCAGATCGGCTCCGCCCGCGCCCTGCGCTCTGACGACTTCGTCTTCACCAGCTACCGCGAGAACGCCGTCGCGTACTGTCGCGGCGTGAGCCTGCCGGAGATGATGCCCGCCTGGCGCGGCGTCGCGCATTCCGGCTGGAACCCGTACAGCGTGGGCATGGCCCCGCCCGCCGTCATCATCGGCGCTCAGACCCTGCACGCGACCGGCTACGCGATGGGCTGCGCGAAGGATGGCGTCGATTCGGTCGCGGTCGCCTATTTCGGCGACGGGGCGACCAGCCAGGGTGATGTCAATGAGGCGATGGTGTTCGCGGCGACCTTCAATGCCCCCGTCGTGTTCTTCTGCCAGAACAACCACTGGGCGATCTCCGAGCCGGTCGGCCTGCAGGCGAAGCTGCCGATCGCCGACCGCGCTCCCGGCTTCGGCATCCCGAGCATGCGCGTCGACGGCAATGATGTGCTCGCCGTCATGGCGGCCATGCGTATCGCGCTCGATCGGGCCCGCTCCGGCGGCGGCCCCAGCTACATCGAGGCGGTCACCTACAGGATGGGCCCGCACACCACGAGCGACGACCCGAGCAGGTACGTCGATCCGGCCGAGCGGGAGGCGTGGGCTGCTAAGGACCCGATCCTCAGGATGGAGCGGATGCTCGAGGCCGCAGGAATCCTCGACGACGGGGTGCGGGCATCCGTCACCCAGAAGGCGAACGAGGTGGCCGCGGAGCTGCGCGCCGCCTGCATGGGCCTGCAGGACCCGGAGCCGCTGACCGTCTTCGATCACGTGCTGACGGAGCCGACGCCATGGCTCACGCGGCAGCGCAGCCAGTACACGGCCTACCTGGACATGTTCGAGGGGGAAACGCGATGA
- a CDS encoding glycine betaine ABC transporter substrate-binding protein — protein sequence MTSIAVGAVALLGLTACAGSADTGDNGSGDGDSKSLTVGVFNGWPEGEAASYLWKAVLEEKGYDVTLEYADAGPVFAGLSTGDYDVAFDGWLPLTHQSYMDEYGDSLEDLGSWNDDAVLTVAVNEDAPITSLDELADHADEFGNRIVGIEPGAGLTKAVGEQTIPTYGLDGMEFLTSSTPAMLSELSAALDAGENVAVTLWRPHWAYDEYPIRDLEDPEGTLGASEGIHSIARSGFGDEFSELAGWIGDWKLDSELLYSLENAMYNSGADASEYESIVADWIAENQEYVDGLTS from the coding sequence ATGACATCCATCGCAGTCGGAGCAGTCGCACTGCTCGGGCTGACCGCATGTGCGGGCAGTGCCGACACCGGCGACAACGGCTCCGGCGACGGCGACAGCAAGTCGCTGACGGTCGGCGTCTTCAACGGCTGGCCTGAGGGCGAGGCCGCCTCGTACCTGTGGAAGGCCGTTCTCGAGGAGAAGGGCTACGACGTCACGCTCGAGTACGCCGACGCCGGCCCCGTCTTCGCGGGCCTCAGCACCGGTGACTACGATGTGGCGTTCGACGGCTGGCTGCCGCTGACGCACCAGTCCTACATGGACGAGTACGGTGACAGCCTTGAGGATCTCGGCTCCTGGAACGACGACGCGGTTCTCACCGTGGCCGTCAACGAGGATGCCCCGATCACCTCTCTCGACGAGCTCGCCGACCACGCGGACGAGTTCGGCAACCGCATCGTCGGCATCGAGCCCGGCGCCGGCCTGACCAAGGCCGTCGGCGAGCAGACCATCCCGACCTACGGTCTGGACGGCATGGAGTTCCTCACCTCCTCCACCCCGGCCATGCTCTCTGAGCTGAGCGCGGCACTCGACGCCGGCGAGAACGTGGCCGTCACCCTGTGGCGTCCGCACTGGGCCTACGACGAGTACCCGATCAGGGACCTCGAGGACCCGGAGGGCACGCTCGGCGCGTCTGAGGGCATCCACTCGATCGCCCGCAGTGGTTTCGGGGATGAGTTCTCTGAGCTCGCCGGATGGATCGGTGACTGGAAGCTCGATTCGGAGCTGCTGTACTCGCTCGAGAACGCGATGTACAACAGTGGTGCTGACGCCAGCGAGTACGAGTCGATCGTCGCTGACTGGATCGCAGAGAACCAGGAGTACGTGGACGGCCTCACCAGCTGA
- a CDS encoding ABC transporter permease → MNDFPRLPLGQWVKAAVDWVTEYLGVVFDVIRTVFNGLFDGVDWVLSAPPFWVIIIILVALSWYLRGWRFGAGVAVGLLVIQSVNQWDNSMDTLALTLVSAFIAVIISVPLGIWAARSDAVSRVIKPILDFLQTMPAFVYLIPAIILFRVGVVPGIVATIAFAMAPGVRLTELGIRGVDKEVVEAGYAFGASPRRILFQIQLPLAKPSIMAGINQVIMLSLSMVVIASMVGASGLGRPIIQALSRIDVGLGAEAGLAVVILAIMLDRLTASLGAGKTAFGRLLDRRKASGKPDPEDPADASATADANVDRREPAAV, encoded by the coding sequence ATGAACGACTTTCCCCGTCTTCCGCTCGGCCAGTGGGTCAAAGCGGCCGTCGATTGGGTGACCGAGTATCTCGGCGTCGTCTTCGATGTGATCCGCACCGTCTTCAACGGTCTCTTCGATGGCGTCGACTGGGTGCTCTCCGCCCCACCGTTCTGGGTGATCATCATCATTCTGGTTGCGCTGTCGTGGTATCTGCGCGGCTGGCGCTTCGGCGCCGGCGTCGCCGTGGGTCTCCTGGTGATCCAGTCGGTGAACCAGTGGGACAACTCGATGGACACGCTGGCCCTCACCCTCGTCTCCGCGTTCATCGCTGTGATCATCAGCGTTCCGTTGGGCATCTGGGCTGCGCGATCGGATGCCGTCTCGCGCGTCATCAAGCCGATTCTCGACTTCCTGCAGACCATGCCCGCGTTCGTCTACCTGATTCCGGCGATCATCCTGTTCCGGGTCGGGGTCGTCCCCGGCATCGTGGCGACGATCGCGTTCGCCATGGCCCCCGGCGTGCGTCTGACCGAGCTGGGCATCCGCGGTGTCGACAAGGAGGTCGTCGAGGCGGGCTACGCCTTCGGCGCGTCGCCTCGTCGCATCCTGTTCCAGATCCAGCTGCCGCTGGCGAAGCCGAGCATCATGGCCGGCATCAACCAGGTCATCATGCTCTCGCTGTCGATGGTGGTCATCGCGAGCATGGTCGGGGCAAGCGGTCTGGGCCGCCCCATCATCCAGGCGCTCAGCCGGATCGATGTCGGCCTCGGCGCCGAGGCGGGGCTGGCGGTCGTGATCCTCGCGATCATGCTCGATCGACTCACGGCAAGCCTGGGCGCCGGCAAGACCGCGTTCGGGCGCCTCCTGGACCGCAGGAAGGCCTCGGGCAAGCCAGACCCCGAAGACCCGGCGGATGCTTCGGCCACGGCCGATGCGAACGTCGACCGGCGCGAGCCTGCCGCCGTCTGA
- a CDS encoding FAD-binding dehydrogenase has product MPSSTLQSDAIVIGAGLAGLVAAAELLEAGKRVTILEQEPEASFGGQAWWSFGGLFLIDSPEQRRMGVKDSLELAREDWYGSAGFDRDDEDAWGRRWADAYLDFAAGEKRAWLHGKGVRWFPVVGWAERGGYTATGHGNSVPRFHITWGTGPGILEPFIRAVRDGAARGLVTLAFRHRVDELVVESGTVVGARGTVLAVDGAGRGEASNRNAAGEFEARAASVIVSSGGIGGNHDLVRQQWPARLGEPPKSMLSGVPAHVDGRMLGITEQAGGRLVNGDRMWHYVEGIDNWAPVWARHGIRILPGPSSIWLDATGKRLPVPLFPGFDTLGTLEHLRTTGHDHSWFVLTQKIIEKEFALSGSEQNPDLTGKDIGLLLQRVRTGAPAPVEAFKEKGADFIVADTLDELLRRMQELTPDVPIDAEQVRREIEARDLQLANQFSKDSQVNALRQARHYLGDKLIRVASPHRILDPKAGPLIAVRLHILTRKSLGGLQTDLSGRVLGADGEPIPGLFAAGEASGFGGGGVHGYRSLEGTFLGGCLFTGRTAGRAAAALA; this is encoded by the coding sequence ATGCCCAGCAGCACCCTGCAATCAGATGCGATCGTGATCGGCGCAGGCCTCGCGGGCCTCGTCGCCGCAGCCGAACTGCTCGAGGCGGGCAAACGGGTCACCATTCTCGAGCAGGAGCCGGAGGCCTCCTTCGGCGGGCAGGCGTGGTGGTCGTTCGGCGGGCTGTTCCTCATCGACTCGCCCGAGCAGCGGCGCATGGGCGTCAAGGACAGCCTCGAGCTGGCCCGCGAGGACTGGTACGGCAGCGCCGGATTCGACCGCGACGACGAGGATGCGTGGGGTCGCCGCTGGGCCGACGCCTACCTGGACTTCGCGGCCGGCGAGAAGCGCGCCTGGCTGCACGGCAAGGGGGTGCGCTGGTTCCCCGTCGTCGGCTGGGCCGAACGCGGCGGGTACACGGCGACCGGCCACGGCAACTCGGTTCCGCGCTTCCACATCACCTGGGGAACCGGCCCCGGCATCCTGGAGCCCTTCATCCGCGCCGTGCGCGACGGCGCCGCCCGCGGACTCGTCACGCTCGCCTTCCGGCATCGGGTCGACGAACTGGTGGTCGAATCGGGTACAGTCGTCGGCGCACGCGGAACCGTACTCGCAGTCGATGGCGCAGGGCGCGGCGAGGCCAGCAACCGGAACGCAGCCGGCGAGTTCGAGGCGCGCGCCGCATCCGTCATCGTCTCCAGCGGCGGGATCGGCGGCAACCACGACCTCGTGCGGCAGCAGTGGCCGGCCCGCCTCGGCGAGCCACCGAAGTCGATGCTCTCCGGCGTGCCCGCACACGTCGACGGGCGGATGCTCGGAATCACCGAACAGGCCGGCGGGCGCCTCGTCAACGGCGACCGCATGTGGCACTACGTGGAGGGCATCGACAACTGGGCGCCCGTGTGGGCGCGGCACGGCATCCGCATCCTCCCCGGCCCGTCGAGCATCTGGCTGGACGCGACCGGCAAACGACTCCCGGTGCCGCTGTTCCCCGGCTTCGACACCCTCGGCACGCTCGAGCACCTGCGCACGACCGGCCACGACCACAGCTGGTTCGTGCTCACTCAGAAGATCATCGAGAAGGAGTTCGCGCTCTCCGGCAGCGAGCAGAACCCCGACCTGACCGGCAAGGACATCGGGCTGCTCCTGCAGCGCGTTCGCACGGGAGCGCCGGCCCCCGTCGAGGCGTTCAAGGAGAAGGGTGCCGATTTCATCGTCGCCGACACGCTCGACGAGCTGCTGCGCCGCATGCAGGAACTGACCCCGGATGTTCCCATCGACGCGGAGCAGGTGCGTCGCGAGATAGAGGCCCGCGACCTGCAGCTGGCGAACCAGTTCAGCAAGGATTCGCAGGTGAACGCGCTGCGGCAGGCCCGCCACTACCTCGGCGACAAGCTCATCCGGGTCGCGTCGCCGCATCGCATCCTCGACCCGAAGGCGGGGCCGCTCATCGCGGTGCGCCTGCACATTCTCACCCGAAAGAGCCTCGGCGGGCTGCAGACCGACCTCTCGGGGCGCGTGCTCGGCGCCGATGGCGAGCCGATTCCCGGCCTGTTCGCGGCGGGTGAGGCATCCGGTTTCGGCGGAGGCGGTGTGCACGGCTACCGCTCACTCGAGGGCACCTTCCTCGGCGGCTGCCTCTTCACGGGCCGAACAGCCGGCCGCGCGGCGGCCGCGCTCGCCTGA
- the ettA gene encoding energy-dependent translational throttle protein EttA, whose amino-acid sequence MAEYIYSMVRARKAVGDKLILDDVTMAFLPGAKIGMLGPNGAGKSTILKIMAGLDTPSNGEAKLTPGFSVGILMQEPELDESKTVLENVQEGLGEIKRQVDRFNEISALMAEPDADFDTLLAEMGTLQEAIDAADAWDLDSQLEQAMDALRTPPGDWSVANLSGGEKRRVALCKLLLQKPDLLLLDEPTNHLDAESVLWLEQHLAQYHGAVIAVTHDRYFLDHVAEWIAEVDRGRLYPYEGNYSTYLEKKAERMNIAGKKDQKLAKRLAEELEWVRSNAKGRQTKSKARLARYEEMAAEAEKTRKLDFEEIVIPVGPRLGSQVIDAKKLKKGFDDRVLIDGLSFTLPRNGIVGIIGPNGVGKTTLFKTIVGLEPLDGGDLKIGETVQISYVDQSRGGIDPNKTLWEVVSEGHDFIQVGKTEIPSRAYVSQFGFKGPDQQKKAGVLSGGERNRLNLALTLKQGGNLLLLDEPTNDLDIETLSSLENALLEFPGCAVVITHDRWFLDRIATHILAWEGTAKNPSYWHWFEGNFESYEENKVERLGPDAAKPHRSTYRKLTRD is encoded by the coding sequence ATGGCCGAATACATTTACTCGATGGTCCGCGCCCGCAAGGCGGTCGGAGACAAGCTCATCCTCGATGACGTCACCATGGCGTTCCTGCCGGGGGCGAAGATCGGAATGCTCGGCCCGAACGGTGCCGGTAAGTCGACGATCCTCAAGATCATGGCCGGGCTCGACACCCCCAGCAACGGCGAAGCCAAGCTGACGCCCGGCTTCAGCGTGGGCATCCTCATGCAGGAGCCGGAGCTCGACGAGTCGAAGACGGTGCTCGAGAACGTGCAGGAAGGCCTCGGCGAGATCAAGCGTCAGGTCGACCGTTTCAACGAGATCTCCGCGCTCATGGCAGAGCCCGACGCCGACTTCGACACCCTTCTCGCCGAGATGGGCACCCTGCAGGAGGCCATCGACGCCGCCGACGCGTGGGACCTCGACTCGCAGCTCGAGCAGGCCATGGACGCCCTGCGCACCCCGCCCGGCGACTGGTCGGTCGCGAACCTCTCCGGCGGTGAGAAGCGCCGCGTCGCACTCTGCAAGCTGCTGCTGCAGAAGCCCGACCTGCTGCTCCTCGACGAGCCCACCAACCACCTCGACGCCGAGAGTGTGCTGTGGCTTGAGCAGCACCTCGCGCAGTACCACGGTGCTGTCATCGCCGTCACCCACGACCGGTACTTCCTCGACCACGTGGCCGAGTGGATCGCCGAGGTCGATCGCGGGCGCCTCTACCCCTACGAGGGCAACTACTCCACCTACCTGGAGAAGAAAGCCGAGCGGATGAACATCGCCGGCAAGAAGGACCAGAAGCTGGCCAAGCGCCTGGCCGAGGAGCTCGAGTGGGTGCGCAGCAACGCGAAGGGCCGCCAGACGAAGTCGAAGGCCCGACTCGCGCGCTACGAGGAGATGGCTGCCGAGGCGGAGAAGACCCGCAAGTTGGACTTCGAGGAGATCGTCATCCCCGTGGGCCCGCGTCTCGGCTCGCAGGTCATCGACGCGAAGAAGCTCAAGAAGGGCTTCGACGACCGCGTGCTCATCGACGGGCTCTCCTTCACCCTGCCCCGCAACGGCATCGTCGGCATCATCGGCCCCAACGGCGTCGGTAAGACGACCCTGTTCAAGACCATCGTCGGCCTCGAGCCGCTCGACGGCGGCGACCTCAAGATCGGCGAGACGGTGCAGATCTCGTACGTCGACCAGAGCCGTGGTGGCATCGACCCGAACAAGACACTGTGGGAGGTCGTCTCAGAGGGGCACGACTTCATTCAGGTCGGCAAGACCGAGATCCCGTCACGCGCGTACGTGTCGCAGTTCGGCTTCAAGGGGCCCGACCAGCAGAAGAAGGCCGGCGTGCTCTCCGGTGGTGAGCGCAACCGCCTCAACCTGGCGCTCACCCTCAAGCAGGGCGGCAACCTCCTCCTGCTCGACGAGCCCACCAACGACCTCGACATCGAGACGCTGTCGAGTCTCGAGAATGCACTGCTCGAGTTCCCCGGCTGCGCCGTGGTCATCACCCACGACCGGTGGTTCCTCGACCGCATCGCCACTCACATCCTCGCCTGGGAGGGCACCGCGAAGAACCCGTCGTACTGGCACTGGTTCGAGGGCAACTTCGAGTCGTACGAGGAGAACAAGGTCGAGCGCCTCGGCCCGGATGCGGCCAAGCCGCACCGCTCCACCTACCGCAAGCTCACCCGCGACTGA
- a CDS encoding DUF6993 domain-containing protein, whose protein sequence is MRFVATAAVLLCAGLLAGCTPAAEPAPTGTPKPSASIEASVAPPPPELVVDGTASDNLPFFVATVDEHLDAGGSGDGRSFIDALVAAGFDKSAMQVTPDATPTGGAVDSVLFSVSFGADCIIGQWGPGGFSHSVAPALGTGACLVGTTRAIDW, encoded by the coding sequence ATGCGATTCGTGGCGACTGCCGCCGTGCTCCTCTGCGCAGGGCTGCTCGCAGGCTGCACCCCAGCAGCCGAGCCCGCCCCGACAGGCACACCGAAACCGTCGGCGTCGATCGAGGCGAGCGTGGCGCCACCACCTCCGGAGCTTGTCGTCGACGGGACCGCATCCGACAATCTGCCCTTCTTCGTCGCCACGGTCGACGAGCATCTCGACGCCGGCGGATCGGGTGACGGGCGCTCCTTCATCGACGCGCTCGTCGCGGCCGGCTTCGACAAGTCAGCGATGCAGGTGACCCCGGATGCGACGCCCACCGGCGGTGCCGTCGACTCGGTACTGTTCTCCGTGAGCTTCGGTGCCGACTGCATCATCGGCCAGTGGGGCCCCGGGGGCTTCTCCCACTCGGTCGCGCCCGCGCTCGGCACGGGCGCCTGCCTCGTCGGAACGACTCGCGCCATCGACTGGTAG
- a CDS encoding acyl-CoA thioesterase — MTEPLQGLLETLNLTDTGARTSYDIFTGPSQWQPRGRVFGGQVLAQSIVAAMRTVPDDRVIHSMHGYFLRPGDASQPITFSVARIHDGRSFAARSVQSYQNGVPILSLITSFQEVDEGLDHQIDMPGDLPDPESLPDARASIGDLDHPIARNWAEGRPFDMRHVPSPIYLSVEGGHVAHQAVWMKAIGTMPDDPNLHRAALAYASDYSLLEPILRRHGLPWVTPGLKIASLDHAMWWHRFGRVDEWMLYVQESPNAIGGRGLSLGRIYSRDGLLLASVAQEGMVRVPSPGGESA, encoded by the coding sequence ATGACTGAACCGCTGCAGGGTCTGCTTGAGACGCTGAATCTGACCGACACGGGTGCTCGCACCAGCTACGACATCTTCACGGGGCCGAGCCAGTGGCAGCCTCGCGGTCGCGTCTTCGGCGGGCAGGTTCTGGCGCAGTCGATCGTCGCGGCGATGCGCACGGTTCCGGATGACCGGGTCATCCATTCGATGCACGGTTACTTTCTGCGTCCGGGCGATGCGAGCCAGCCGATCACGTTCTCTGTGGCGCGCATCCATGACGGTCGTTCTTTCGCGGCGCGAAGCGTGCAGAGCTACCAGAACGGCGTTCCGATCCTGTCACTGATCACGTCCTTCCAGGAGGTCGATGAGGGGCTCGACCACCAGATCGACATGCCGGGCGATCTGCCTGATCCGGAGTCGCTGCCGGATGCGCGCGCCTCGATCGGTGACCTCGACCATCCGATCGCCCGCAATTGGGCTGAGGGCCGCCCCTTCGACATGCGTCATGTTCCGTCGCCCATCTACCTTTCGGTCGAGGGCGGGCATGTCGCCCATCAGGCGGTGTGGATGAAGGCGATCGGAACGATGCCGGATGACCCGAATCTGCACCGCGCGGCGCTCGCCTATGCGAGCGACTATTCGCTGTTGGAGCCGATTCTGCGTCGGCACGGCCTGCCGTGGGTCACTCCGGGTCTGAAGATCGCGAGCCTCGACCACGCCATGTGGTGGCACCGTTTCGGCCGGGTGGACGAGTGGATGCTGTACGTGCAGGAGTCGCCGAATGCGATCGGCGGGCGCGGCCTGTCGCTGGGCCGCATCTATTCTCGTGATGGCCTGCTGCTGGCGAGCGTCGCGCAGGAGGGCATGGTGCGCGTGCCGTCTCCTGGCGGCGAGTCGGCGTAA
- the ssb gene encoding single-stranded DNA-binding protein — protein sequence MTDTITLTGLVATDPKHLTTGEGLSITSFRLASTQRRYDRSKQSWVDGDTNWYTVTAFRRLATNVSVSLVKGQRVLISGRMRVREWADGQRKGISVEVEAESIGHDLLWGTSSFTRSIAASRESDAEATQSQGGSGSDADSGGWAVSEVADASQQSHTTDASEAPTAPERADAELADVPF from the coding sequence ATGACTGACACCATCACACTCACAGGCCTCGTCGCCACGGACCCCAAACACCTGACGACAGGCGAAGGACTCTCCATCACGAGCTTCAGGCTCGCGTCGACCCAACGACGCTACGACCGCTCCAAGCAGTCGTGGGTCGACGGCGACACCAACTGGTACACGGTGACCGCGTTCCGGCGCCTCGCCACCAACGTCTCCGTCTCGCTGGTCAAGGGCCAGCGGGTGCTCATCTCCGGACGGATGCGCGTGCGCGAGTGGGCGGACGGCCAGCGCAAGGGCATCTCCGTCGAGGTCGAGGCCGAGTCGATCGGCCACGACCTCCTCTGGGGCACGTCCTCGTTCACCCGCAGCATTGCGGCCTCGCGGGAGTCGGATGCCGAGGCGACGCAGTCACAGGGCGGCAGCGGTTCAGACGCCGACTCCGGCGGCTGGGCTGTTTCGGAGGTTGCGGATGCATCACAGCAGTCCCACACGACCGACGCTTCCGAGGCGCCCACTGCTCCCGAGCGGGCGGATGCCGAGCTCGCGGACGTGCCGTTCTGA